One genomic window of Struthio camelus isolate bStrCam1 chromosome 1, bStrCam1.hap1, whole genome shotgun sequence includes the following:
- the LOC138065664 gene encoding adenylate cyclase type 10-like, with the protein MALPERAAQGERDDGKGSGQRPEVVTGLPPHGEAPWRLAVLLRRYPECWEYKSFEECRSFVERNEANRILSSHNSILLGLYSSLALWFGRLGQWADFQKPFEKAKRLLKRADASVLATQACSRLLECYTLVLRNDLERSSARARESRSRALRLAEEVFARCSTSPVFYPRAYHLKAYVFCMLGNKDQSLWCLRQGLQACEVNGNLLEKTWLEMSAERWFTGKGPVGDLWLETAPRFPQLKQAKPEVCSSRYLLKLPARPSEDALPGIK; encoded by the exons ATGGccttgccagaaagagcagcgcagggagagcgggatgatgggaaggggagcgggcagcgtccggaggtggtgactgggctCCCACCCCACGGAGAGGCTCCATGGCGGCtcgctgtgctcctccgcaggtacccagaat gctgggagtacaagtcatttgaagagtgcaggagcttcgttgagcggAACGAAGCAAAccgcatcctcagctcgcacaacagcatcctgcttggactgtattcgtccctggctctttg gtttggaaggcttgggcagtgggccgacttccagaagccctttgaaaaggccaagaggctgctgaagagagctgacgcctccgttttggccacccaagcatgcagccggctcctggagtgctacacgctggtgctgcggaacgaccttgagcgcagctcggcgagggcccgggagagccgcagcagggctctaagg cttgcggaagaggtttttgctcggtgctctacaagccccgtcttctaccccagagcctaccatctgaaagcgtacgttttctgcatgctgggtaacaaagaccagagcctgtggtgcctcaggcagggcctccaagcctgtgaagTGAacggcaacctcctggagaagacttggctggagatgagcgct gagcggtggttcactggcaagggccccgtgggagacttgtggctggagacagcgccacgttttccccagctgaagcaagcaaagcctgaagtctgtagctccaggtacctgctgaagctgccagcacggccgagcgaggatgctcttccagggattaaataa